A genomic region of Caldanaerovirga acetigignens contains the following coding sequences:
- a CDS encoding ECF transporter S component yields the protein MNKSIKLLAFMGLFMALLVVATVVVSFPVPTFNLYFNLGESVIYLVALVFGAIPAAVIGSVGSALSDLLKGYPMWAPITFFIKGIEGFMVGYFSSKFSPVTGVVLGAVFMMAGYAIAAWKLYGPGAVPVELAGDFFQVSVGAIVALLLYKRMKNFLLKDN from the coding sequence ATGAACAAATCCATAAAATTGCTGGCATTTATGGGTCTTTTTATGGCATTGCTGGTAGTAGCAACAGTAGTAGTGAGCTTTCCTGTCCCAACTTTTAATCTGTATTTCAATTTGGGAGAATCAGTAATATATCTCGTAGCATTAGTTTTCGGCGCAATACCTGCTGCAGTAATAGGAAGCGTAGGCTCTGCCCTGTCCGATTTGCTCAAAGGCTATCCGATGTGGGCTCCAATTACGTTTTTTATAAAGGGAATTGAAGGTTTCATGGTGGGATACTTCTCTTCTAAGTTTAGCCCCGTTACCGGTGTAGTTTTAGGAGCCGTTTTCATGATGGCCGGCTATGCAATAGCGGCTTGGAAGCTTTACGGGCCTGGTGCTGTCCCAGTAGAACTTGCGGGTGACTTTTTCCAGGTATCGGTTGGAGCAATCGTTGCTTTGCTACTTTATAAGAGGATGAAGAATTTTCTTCTCAAAGATAATTAA